The following are encoded in a window of Candidatus Rokuibacteriota bacterium genomic DNA:
- a CDS encoding exodeoxyribonuclease VII large subunit, whose protein sequence is MSEGERRVFTVSELTVRLKAALEETCPGVWVEGEISNLRTPGSGHAYFTLKDEGAQLSAVLF, encoded by the coding sequence GTGAGCGAGGGTGAGCGGCGGGTTTTTACGGTGTCGGAGCTGACGGTGCGGCTCAAGGCGGCGCTCGAGGAGACATGTCCGGGCGTGTGGGTCGAGGGGGAGATCTCGAACCTGCGCACGCCCGGCTCGGGCCACGCCTACTTCACGCTCAAGGACGAGGGCGCGCAGCTCTCGGCCGTCCTTTTCC
- a CDS encoding DUF559 domain-containing protein codes for MRGQVREHLRCYARRLRRDQTDAERKLWSRLRDRRLCGARFRRQHPIGPFIADFCCTEGKLVIELDGGQHALRLREDQVRTQYIESQGYRILRFWDNEALANTEGVLLRIVEALGANGTSPSPCPLPKGERESGRPIRMKPSPQRGEGRVRGLEVRGL; via the coding sequence GTGAGGGGGCAGGTTCGCGAGCATCTGCGTTGCTACGCGCGTCGACTTCGACGCGACCAGACGGATGCGGAGAGGAAGTTGTGGTCGCGGCTTCGTGATCGCCGACTCTGCGGTGCGAGATTCCGCCGCCAGCATCCCATCGGTCCCTTCATCGCAGATTTTTGCTGCACGGAAGGCAAACTGGTTATCGAGCTCGACGGTGGCCAGCACGCGCTGCGGCTGCGTGAAGATCAGGTACGTACGCAGTACATCGAGTCCCAAGGGTATCGCATCCTTCGCTTCTGGGACAACGAGGCCCTGGCAAATACGGAAGGCGTACTCCTCCGCATCGTTGAGGCGCTCGGCGCCAATGGAACTTCCCCCTCACCCTGCCCTCTCCCCAAGGGGGAGAGGGAATCCGGGAGGCCCATTCGAATGAAACCCTCTCCCCAGCGGGGAGAGGGTAGGGTGAGGGGGCTAGAGGTGAGGGGGCTGTGA
- the folD gene encoding bifunctional methylenetetrahydrofolate dehydrogenase/methenyltetrahydrofolate cyclohydrolase FolD — MQILEGKAVAAKVLAEVKAGVAALTARTGVQPTLAVILVGEDPASQIYVRNKKRAADDVGIASRDFLFPAGCSQAELSETIRKINADPSVHGILLQLPLPKGLDENEAVNAIAPAKDADGLHPMSLGNLLAGKPSMVPCTPAGCIEILDHYGIPLEGAEAVVVGRSRLVGKPLAQLLLARNATVTMCHTRTRDLAEHCRRADVLCVAAGRPRFITGDMVKEGAVVIDVGVNRLDTGKLAGDVDFDSASKRARAITPVPGGVGLMTVAMLMKNTLLAATRQLGVS, encoded by the coding sequence GTGCAGATCCTCGAGGGCAAGGCGGTCGCGGCGAAGGTCCTGGCCGAGGTCAAGGCCGGCGTCGCCGCCCTCACAGCCAGGACCGGCGTCCAGCCGACGCTCGCGGTCATCCTGGTCGGCGAAGACCCCGCGTCGCAGATCTACGTTCGCAACAAGAAGCGCGCGGCCGACGACGTCGGTATCGCCTCGCGCGACTTCCTCTTCCCCGCCGGCTGCTCCCAGGCGGAGCTGTCCGAGACGATCCGGAAGATCAACGCGGATCCGTCCGTCCACGGCATCCTCCTCCAGCTGCCGCTGCCCAAGGGGCTGGACGAGAACGAAGCCGTCAATGCCATCGCCCCCGCCAAGGACGCCGACGGTCTGCACCCAATGAGCCTGGGCAACCTGCTGGCGGGCAAGCCCTCCATGGTCCCGTGCACGCCCGCCGGCTGCATCGAGATCCTGGATCATTACGGCATTCCGCTCGAGGGCGCCGAGGCCGTCGTGGTCGGGCGCTCGCGTCTTGTCGGCAAGCCGCTGGCCCAGCTGCTGCTCGCGCGCAATGCGACGGTGACCATGTGCCATACGCGCACGCGCGACCTCGCCGAGCACTGCCGCCGCGCCGACGTCCTCTGCGTGGCCGCCGGCAGGCCGCGATTCATCACCGGCGACATGGTGAAGGAGGGCGCCGTCGTCATCGACGTCGGCGTCAACCGCCTCGACACCGGCAAGCTCGCCGGCGACGTGGATTTCGACTCCGCCTCGAAGCGGGCGCGCGCCATCACCCCCGTGCCGGGCGGCGTCGGCCTGATGACCGTGGCCATGCTCATGAAGAACACCCTCCTCGCGGCCACGCGCCAACTGGGTGTCTCGTGA
- a CDS encoding TIGR00282 family metallophosphoesterase — MAKPLTILCVGDVFGEPGRKAVHALLPRLRKQYEADLAVVNVENAAAGFGVTPLIARTFLEHGVDVMTSGNHIWDKKEIIEYIAKENLLLRPANFPVGTPGVGHVTVKAGPHKVAVLNLMGRVFMLPIDCPFQKADELVAELRKDTPVILVDMHAEATSESQAMGWYLDGRVSAVVGTHRHVQTADERVLPKGTAYITDLGMTGPTDSVIGVDKDLALQRFLSQMPNRFEPAKGPVALHGVVIRIDPDTGRGLSIERLRVPLPD, encoded by the coding sequence TTGGCCAAGCCGCTCACCATCCTCTGCGTCGGCGACGTCTTCGGAGAGCCGGGGCGCAAGGCTGTGCACGCGCTCCTCCCGCGCCTCCGCAAGCAGTACGAGGCCGACCTGGCCGTCGTCAACGTGGAGAATGCCGCGGCCGGCTTCGGGGTCACGCCGTTGATCGCGCGGACGTTCCTCGAGCACGGCGTGGACGTGATGACCTCCGGCAACCACATCTGGGACAAGAAGGAGATCATCGAGTACATCGCCAAGGAGAACCTCCTGCTCCGCCCGGCGAACTTCCCTGTTGGCACCCCGGGTGTCGGCCACGTCACCGTCAAAGCCGGCCCGCACAAGGTCGCGGTGCTGAACCTGATGGGACGGGTGTTCATGCTGCCGATCGACTGCCCGTTCCAGAAGGCCGACGAGCTCGTGGCCGAGCTCCGCAAGGACACGCCGGTGATCCTCGTGGACATGCACGCGGAGGCGACGAGCGAGTCGCAGGCCATGGGCTGGTATCTCGACGGGCGGGTCAGCGCCGTGGTCGGCACGCACCGGCACGTGCAGACCGCGGACGAGCGCGTGCTGCCGAAGGGCACCGCCTACATCACCGACCTCGGCATGACGGGCCCGACCGACTCCGTCATCGGCGTGGACAAGGACCTGGCGCTCCAGCGCTTCCTCTCGCAGATGCCGAATCGCTTCGAGCCCGCCAAGGGCCCCGTCGCCCTCCACGGCGTCGTGATCCGGATCGACCCCGACACGGGCCGGGGGCTGTCCATCGAGCGGCTGCGCGTCCCTCTCCCCGACTAA
- the rny gene encoding ribonuclease Y: MDVKLVLIVLVPLVALLALFVGYMAHKLAIARTLGDAETRAKRILDDAQRAVEQARAEAEVKFREGEARIRAVELEAKETALKARSELEQETRARQKEIQEVERRVVQQEEQLARQLDQLGRRESEMQSRDRALGERDKGIATKEAQLNSALDDQRRKLEGIAGLTAEEAKRQLMAQVEVECRREAQLLGMRLEEEAKETAQVKAREVLATTIQRLAPDYTVETSVSIVNLPSDDMKGRIIGREGRNIRALELHTGVDLIVDDTPEAVLISAYDPYRREIAKLALQKLIADGRIHPARIEEVVEKVKKEMEEQLKEEGEKACFEVGVHGLHPELVKLVGRMKYRTSYGQNCLQHSKEVAWLAGMMAAEIKADVKLAKRMGLLHDIGKALTHEQEGSHPELSLQVLTKYGESPQIINAALCGHENVEPETIEAVLTEAADGISAARPGARRDVLESYIKRLAKLEEIAMSYKGVEMCYAIQAGRELRVMTKSEQISDLDAHQLAKDISKRIEAEMQYPGHIKVIVIRETRAVEVAK; this comes from the coding sequence ATGGACGTCAAGCTTGTTCTGATCGTCCTGGTTCCGCTCGTCGCCCTCCTGGCACTCTTCGTCGGCTACATGGCGCACAAGCTCGCCATCGCCCGTACCCTCGGCGACGCCGAGACTCGCGCCAAGCGCATCCTCGACGACGCCCAGCGCGCCGTGGAGCAGGCGCGCGCGGAGGCCGAAGTCAAGTTCCGCGAGGGCGAGGCCCGCATCCGCGCCGTCGAGCTCGAGGCCAAGGAGACGGCGCTCAAGGCGCGTAGCGAGCTCGAGCAGGAGACGCGCGCGCGCCAGAAAGAGATCCAGGAGGTCGAGCGCCGCGTGGTCCAGCAGGAAGAGCAGCTGGCCCGTCAGCTCGACCAGCTCGGCCGGCGCGAGAGCGAGATGCAGTCCCGCGATCGCGCGCTGGGCGAAAGGGACAAGGGCATTGCCACGAAAGAGGCGCAGCTGAATTCCGCGCTCGATGACCAGCGGAGGAAGCTCGAGGGCATCGCCGGTCTCACCGCGGAAGAGGCCAAGCGGCAGCTCATGGCCCAGGTCGAGGTCGAGTGCCGCCGCGAGGCCCAGCTCCTCGGCATGCGGCTCGAGGAAGAGGCGAAGGAGACCGCCCAGGTCAAGGCGAGGGAAGTCCTGGCCACGACGATCCAGCGGCTGGCGCCCGACTACACGGTCGAGACCTCGGTGTCCATCGTGAACCTGCCGTCGGACGACATGAAGGGGCGCATCATCGGCCGCGAGGGGCGAAACATTCGCGCGCTCGAGCTGCACACGGGCGTGGACCTGATCGTCGACGACACGCCTGAGGCCGTCCTCATCTCCGCCTACGACCCGTATCGCCGGGAGATCGCGAAGCTGGCGCTCCAGAAGCTGATCGCCGACGGGCGGATTCATCCAGCGCGCATCGAGGAGGTCGTCGAGAAGGTCAAGAAGGAGATGGAGGAGCAGCTCAAGGAAGAGGGCGAGAAGGCCTGCTTCGAGGTGGGCGTCCACGGCCTGCACCCCGAGCTCGTCAAGCTCGTGGGGCGCATGAAGTACCGGACCTCCTACGGGCAGAACTGCCTCCAGCACTCGAAAGAAGTCGCCTGGCTCGCGGGCATGATGGCGGCCGAGATCAAGGCCGACGTCAAGCTGGCCAAGCGCATGGGGCTGCTCCACGACATCGGCAAGGCGCTCACGCACGAGCAGGAGGGCAGCCACCCGGAGCTCAGCCTGCAGGTGCTGACCAAGTACGGCGAGTCGCCGCAGATCATCAACGCCGCGCTCTGCGGCCACGAGAACGTCGAGCCCGAGACCATCGAGGCGGTGCTGACCGAGGCGGCCGACGGCATCTCCGCGGCCCGGCCCGGCGCGCGCCGTGACGTCCTCGAGAGCTACATCAAGCGCCTGGCCAAGCTTGAGGAGATCGCCATGTCCTACAAGGGCGTGGAGATGTGCTACGCGATCCAGGCCGGGCGCGAGCTCCGCGTCATGACCAAGTCCGAACAGATCTCCGACCTCGACGCCCACCAGCTGGCCAAGGACATCTCCAAGCGCATCGAGGCCGAGATGCAGTACCCCGGCCACATCAAGGTCATCGTCATCCGCGAGACGCGCGCGGTGGAAGTGGCGAAGTGA
- a CDS encoding cell division protein ZapA, which translates to MSEMQRVEVEILGQKYTIRSEADPKYVRDLAAYVEKRVKSVEGQMRGQDPVKALALAGLYIADELFRAREELSTFEGDLPKRIGAMVDLLEAIVPAKGQR; encoded by the coding sequence ATGAGCGAGATGCAGCGGGTCGAGGTCGAGATCCTCGGGCAGAAGTACACGATCAGGAGCGAGGCCGATCCGAAGTACGTCCGCGACCTTGCGGCCTACGTCGAGAAACGCGTCAAGAGCGTGGAAGGACAGATGCGTGGCCAGGACCCGGTCAAGGCGCTGGCGCTGGCGGGCCTGTATATCGCCGACGAGCTGTTCCGTGCCCGCGAGGAGCTGTCCACGTTCGAGGGCGACCTGCCCAAGCGCATCGGCGCGATGGTGGACCTGCTGGAGGCGATCGTCCCCGCCAAGGGCCAACGGTAG
- the pheT gene encoding phenylalanine--tRNA ligase subunit beta, producing MRISHRWLLEFVETDLPPAAIADRLVNAGIEVPSVSPLVEGLSGVVVGEIEAIEKDLGVTPAGHHNRLCRVALPDKKFSVICGAPNAAPGLRTAFAPPGATLPASAAFPGGRAIKAAKIRGTVSDGMLCSELELGIGQDGSGILELPADAPLGAPLIQYLGLDDAILEIEITPNRPDALSIVGVAREVAALTGAPFRFPQIAVKEGETEAGSLATVEILDPDLCPRYAARVITGLTVKPSPPWLAQRLRAVGLRPINNLVDVTNYVLWELGQPLHAFDYATISQHAIVVRRARPGERLRTLDGQDRALEPDMLMICDPERAVAIGGVMGGGNTEVTAATTTVLLESAYFNPGSVRRTARALGLHTDAAYRFERGADIEGLREALDRAAQLMADLGGGTVAKGVVDVYPGPKPRPRIALRRSRIERLIGACPTHEDVVKILQGLGFAVDDSGIALQVVVPSFRRDIAQEDDLVEEIIRVWGYDKIPSTLSRGSQLQPVTRPADLTLSRGVTAALTAAGLYQAVTYAFVDPGRLAAMGWSAPEALIALQNPISVERSVLRPSLAPGLLEVVALNGSRQIPDVRVFEIGQTFAPHRDEDGDCPAHEELWVAVVMTGQRATRAWHAGRERADVYDAKGAAELVVGAAGVGEAGVTPYAPGKGPRYLEEGRAAALTAGGREIGWFGEVALHVREAFDLPAPIFLAEVSLTALLALPRREIRYEPLPRFPAVQRDLAVVVQAEVTAGQVEAAIRAMKLPLLSRITLFDVYEGGQVGAGKRSLAWSLTFQAADRTLTDKEVNDLHAKIVAEVGRRFAAEIRGVS from the coding sequence GTGAGGATCTCCCACCGCTGGCTGCTCGAGTTCGTCGAGACGGACCTCCCGCCCGCCGCGATCGCCGACCGCCTGGTCAACGCCGGCATCGAGGTGCCCTCCGTCTCGCCGCTCGTCGAGGGGCTCTCGGGCGTGGTCGTCGGTGAGATCGAGGCGATCGAGAAAGACCTGGGCGTCACACCCGCCGGCCACCACAATCGCCTCTGCCGGGTCGCGCTGCCCGACAAGAAATTCTCGGTGATCTGCGGCGCGCCCAATGCCGCGCCCGGCCTGCGCACGGCTTTCGCCCCTCCGGGGGCGACGCTGCCGGCCAGCGCCGCTTTTCCCGGTGGACGCGCCATCAAGGCCGCGAAGATCCGCGGCACGGTCTCCGACGGGATGCTCTGTTCCGAGCTGGAGCTCGGCATCGGCCAGGACGGCTCGGGCATCCTCGAGCTGCCCGCCGACGCGCCGCTCGGCGCCCCGCTCATCCAGTACCTGGGCCTCGACGATGCCATCCTCGAGATCGAAATCACGCCGAACCGCCCTGACGCGCTCAGCATCGTCGGCGTCGCGCGGGAAGTCGCGGCGCTCACGGGCGCGCCCTTCCGCTTCCCGCAGATCGCGGTCAAGGAAGGGGAGACCGAGGCCGGCTCGCTCGCGACGGTCGAGATCCTCGACCCCGACCTCTGCCCGCGCTACGCGGCGCGCGTCATCACCGGCCTCACGGTCAAGCCTTCGCCGCCGTGGCTCGCCCAGCGGCTCCGCGCGGTGGGCCTGCGCCCCATCAACAACCTCGTGGACGTGACCAACTACGTCCTCTGGGAGCTGGGCCAGCCGCTCCACGCCTTCGACTACGCCACCATCTCCCAGCACGCGATCGTGGTGCGGCGGGCGCGGCCGGGCGAGCGGCTCCGGACGCTCGACGGGCAGGACAGAGCGCTCGAGCCCGACATGTTGATGATCTGCGATCCCGAGCGCGCCGTTGCCATCGGCGGCGTCATGGGCGGCGGCAACACGGAAGTGACGGCGGCCACGACGACGGTGCTGCTCGAGAGCGCCTACTTCAACCCCGGCTCCGTCCGCCGGACGGCGCGCGCGCTCGGCCTGCACACCGATGCCGCGTACCGCTTCGAGCGCGGCGCCGACATCGAAGGGCTCCGCGAGGCCCTCGACCGCGCCGCCCAGCTCATGGCCGACCTCGGCGGCGGCACCGTCGCCAAGGGCGTCGTCGATGTCTACCCGGGGCCGAAGCCCCGCCCGCGCATCGCGCTTCGCCGCTCGCGCATCGAGCGGCTCATCGGCGCCTGCCCGACTCACGAAGACGTCGTGAAGATCCTTCAGGGGCTGGGCTTCGCCGTGGACGACTCGGGGATCGCGCTCCAGGTGGTGGTGCCGAGCTTCCGGCGCGACATTGCCCAGGAGGACGACCTGGTCGAGGAGATCATCCGCGTCTGGGGCTACGACAAGATCCCCTCGACGCTGTCGAGGGGCAGCCAGCTCCAGCCCGTGACGCGCCCCGCCGATCTCACGCTCTCTCGCGGCGTGACGGCCGCGCTGACCGCGGCGGGCCTCTACCAGGCCGTCACGTATGCCTTCGTCGATCCCGGGCGCCTCGCGGCGATGGGTTGGAGCGCGCCCGAGGCCCTGATCGCGCTCCAGAACCCGATCTCCGTCGAGCGCTCCGTCCTGCGCCCGTCGTTGGCCCCGGGGCTCCTCGAGGTGGTCGCGCTCAACGGCAGCCGCCAGATTCCCGACGTGCGCGTGTTCGAGATCGGCCAGACCTTCGCTCCCCATCGGGATGAAGACGGAGATTGTCCCGCCCACGAAGAGCTCTGGGTCGCTGTGGTGATGACGGGGCAGCGCGCGACCCGCGCCTGGCACGCGGGCCGTGAGCGCGCGGACGTCTACGACGCGAAGGGCGCCGCCGAGCTGGTCGTGGGCGCCGCGGGAGTGGGCGAGGCGGGCGTCACGCCGTATGCGCCCGGCAAGGGCCCGCGCTACCTTGAGGAGGGCCGCGCTGCGGCGCTCACCGCCGGCGGCCGCGAGATCGGCTGGTTCGGCGAGGTCGCGCTCCACGTGCGCGAGGCCTTCGACCTGCCGGCGCCCATCTTCCTCGCCGAAGTGTCGCTGACCGCGCTGCTCGCCCTGCCGCGTCGCGAGATCCGCTACGAGCCGCTGCCGCGCTTCCCGGCCGTCCAGCGGGACCTCGCCGTCGTCGTCCAGGCCGAGGTGACGGCGGGGCAGGTCGAGGCCGCGATCCGCGCGATGAAGCTGCCGCTCCTGTCGCGGATCACGCTCTTCGACGTCTACGAGGGCGGCCAGGTCGGCGCCGGCAAGCGGAGCCTCGCCTGGAGCCTGACCTTCCAGGCGGCCGACCGCACGCTCACCGACAAGGAAGTCAATGATCTCCACGCCAAGATCGTCGCCGAGGTCGGCCGCCGCTTCGCGGCCGAGATCAGGGGGGTGTCATGA
- the pheS gene encoding phenylalanine--tRNA ligase subunit alpha: MAGDPRVQEILDRALADVAGARSTSALEQLRVRVLGRSGELTALLRGLGKIAAAERPRVGQEANRAKERIEEGLAARLEALKPEEHRQLLASRRVDLTLPGRATRPGAVHPIIRVQDEIIGIFEGLGFSVAEGPEVESDYYNFAALNFPDDHPARDMQDTFHLSADTLLRTHTSPVQIRTMKAQPPPVRVICPGKTYRRDADNTHSPMFHQVEGLAVDANISMGDLKGTLELFAREMFGPGAAIRFRPSFFPFTEPSAEADVRCFACAGAGCRVCSQSGWLEILGSGMVHPNVLRNVGYDTEQVTGWAFGMGVERVAMLKYGIDDIRLFFENDMRFLGQFAP; the protein is encoded by the coding sequence GTGGCAGGGGACCCGCGGGTCCAGGAAATCCTCGACCGGGCCCTGGCGGATGTCGCCGGGGCCCGATCCACGTCCGCCCTCGAGCAGCTGCGCGTCCGCGTGCTCGGGCGCTCCGGCGAGCTGACGGCGCTTCTGCGCGGGCTCGGCAAGATCGCCGCCGCCGAGCGCCCGCGGGTCGGCCAGGAGGCCAACCGCGCCAAGGAGCGGATCGAGGAGGGGCTCGCCGCCAGGCTCGAGGCGCTCAAGCCCGAGGAGCACCGCCAGTTGCTCGCCTCCCGGCGCGTGGACCTGACGCTGCCTGGGCGCGCTACACGGCCGGGCGCCGTGCACCCGATCATCCGCGTCCAGGACGAGATCATCGGGATCTTCGAGGGGCTCGGATTCTCCGTGGCCGAGGGGCCCGAGGTCGAGAGCGACTACTACAACTTCGCGGCGCTCAACTTCCCCGACGACCACCCCGCGCGCGACATGCAGGACACCTTCCACCTGTCGGCGGACACGCTGCTCCGCACGCACACCTCGCCGGTGCAGATCCGGACCATGAAGGCGCAGCCGCCACCGGTGCGCGTCATCTGCCCGGGCAAAACGTACCGCCGTGACGCCGACAACACGCATTCCCCGATGTTCCACCAGGTGGAGGGCCTGGCGGTGGACGCCAATATCTCCATGGGCGATCTCAAGGGCACGCTCGAGCTCTTCGCCCGCGAGATGTTCGGCCCGGGCGCCGCTATTCGCTTCCGCCCGTCCTTCTTCCCGTTCACGGAGCCCTCGGCGGAGGCGGACGTCCGCTGCTTCGCCTGCGCGGGCGCCGGGTGCCGCGTCTGCTCGCAGTCGGGCTGGCTCGAGATCCTTGGCTCGGGCATGGTGCATCCCAACGTGCTGCGCAATGTGGGCTATGACACCGAGCAGGTGACGGGCTGGGCCTTCGGCATGGGCGTCGAGCGGGTGGCCATGCTGAAGTACGGGATCGACGACATCCGCCTCTTCTTCGAGAACGACATGCGCTTCCTCGGACAGTTCGCCCCGTGA
- the rplT gene encoding 50S ribosomal protein L20, translating into MPRAKGGSKTRQRRKKVLKQAKGYFGGRRKLYRTAAETVLRAGAFAYKGRKQKKRRARALWIIRVNAACRQVGLSYSVFMAGLKKAGITLDRKILAELAVSDPPAFAKLASIVAAQRG; encoded by the coding sequence ATGCCACGGGCAAAGGGCGGGTCCAAGACCCGCCAGCGCAGGAAGAAGGTGCTCAAGCAGGCCAAGGGTTATTTCGGCGGGCGCCGCAAGCTCTACCGCACGGCCGCCGAGACGGTGCTCCGCGCCGGGGCCTTCGCCTACAAGGGCCGCAAGCAGAAGAAGCGCCGCGCGCGCGCACTCTGGATCATCCGCGTCAACGCCGCGTGCCGGCAGGTGGGTCTCTCCTACTCGGTCTTCATGGCCGGGCTCAAGAAGGCCGGCATCACGCTCGACCGCAAGATCCTGGCCGAGCTCGCCGTCTCGGATCCGCCCGCCTTCGCGAAGCTCGCGTCGATCGTCGCCGCCCAGCGGGGCTGA
- the rpmI gene encoding 50S ribosomal protein L35 produces MPKMKTKQAAAKRLKVTGTGKLMGRSGWKRHLLEAKSPKRRRKLRGPRLIAKADVPRLKRLVPYL; encoded by the coding sequence ATGCCGAAGATGAAGACGAAGCAGGCCGCGGCCAAGCGCCTCAAGGTGACGGGGACCGGCAAGCTCATGGGCAGGAGCGGATGGAAGCGGCACCTCTTGGAAGCCAAGAGCCCCAAGCGGCGGCGCAAGCTTCGCGGGCCGAGGTTGATCGCTAAAGCGGACGTGCCGAGACTCAAGCGGCTCGTCCCGTACCTATAA
- the infC gene encoding translation initiation factor IF-3, which produces MVSADGEQLGVLPIAQALELARQGEMDLVEVAAEAAPPVCRIMDFGKYKYMQARRQKDARKKQTTIQVKEVKLGPKTDTHDFDFKAKHVRRFLEEGNKAKVTVRFKGREMAHTELGWKMLNKMTEIMADMAIIESHPRMEGRMLSMILSPKPH; this is translated from the coding sequence GTGGTCAGCGCCGACGGCGAGCAGCTGGGGGTTCTGCCCATCGCGCAGGCGCTGGAGCTGGCGCGGCAGGGGGAGATGGATCTCGTCGAGGTGGCGGCCGAGGCGGCGCCCCCCGTGTGCCGGATCATGGACTTCGGGAAGTACAAGTACATGCAGGCGCGCCGCCAGAAGGACGCGCGGAAGAAGCAGACGACGATCCAGGTGAAGGAGGTCAAGCTCGGGCCCAAGACGGACACTCACGATTTCGATTTCAAGGCGAAGCACGTGAGGCGCTTCCTTGAAGAAGGCAACAAGGCCAAGGTGACCGTGCGCTTCAAGGGACGCGAGATGGCCCATACGGAGCTTGGGTGGAAGATGCTGAACAAGATGACGGAGATCATGGCCGACATGGCGATCATCGAGAGCCACCCTCGGATGGAAGGGCGCATGCTCTCCATGATCCTGTCGCCGAAGCCACACTAA
- the thrS gene encoding threonine--tRNA ligase: MINSEEDRHLKLAGEADCAPEPLPTLRHSTAHLMAQAVTQIFPEVKVAIGPAIEDGFYYDFAKPAPFTPEDLERIEARMRELAKQDLPFAREEMARDKAIRFFEERGEPFKVEILHGIDAPTVSFYRQGDFVDLCRGPHVASTGAIRFFKLLSSSGAYWRGSEKNPMLQRIYGTAWLTKEELDQYLWRLEEAKKRDHRKLGRELDLFEFHDISPGAAFWLPGGMVLVRELEKFARESLDARGYQEISTPMLVNKKLWEQSGHWDHYQDNMFKVEVEDETFSLKPMNCPESTYVYRRTVRSYRDLPIRYSEMGRCHRNERSGTLTGLIRVRQFTQDDAHIYCRPDQLQAEITDLLDLVREWYGTFGLRPSYRLSTRPADKLGTEQQWDQAEDGLYEALRANGLAYDQDKGGGAFYGPKIDIDVEDTLARQWQLATIQVDLTMLPERMGCEYIDTDGQPKRPVVIHRAIFGSYERFIAILTEHFAGAFPTWLAPVQARVLPVSEKHAEYAKAVYARLRAARIRAHLDDRNEKLGYRIREAQVHKVPYTLVVGEREAQQDTASLRPRGSDQSAVLPMNEILAALAAEIGGRSATLTVGRSG, translated from the coding sequence ATGATCAATTCCGAAGAGGATCGGCACCTCAAGCTCGCTGGGGAGGCGGACTGCGCCCCGGAGCCGCTGCCGACTCTCCGCCACTCGACGGCGCACCTGATGGCCCAGGCCGTCACGCAGATCTTCCCCGAGGTCAAGGTCGCCATCGGCCCGGCCATCGAGGACGGCTTTTACTATGATTTCGCGAAGCCCGCGCCCTTCACGCCCGAGGACCTCGAGCGCATCGAAGCCAGGATGCGCGAGCTGGCGAAGCAGGACCTGCCCTTCGCTCGCGAGGAGATGGCGCGCGACAAGGCGATCCGCTTCTTCGAGGAGCGCGGCGAGCCCTTCAAGGTCGAGATCCTGCACGGCATCGACGCGCCCACCGTCTCGTTCTACCGCCAGGGCGACTTCGTGGACCTCTGCCGCGGGCCGCACGTGGCCTCGACCGGGGCGATCCGGTTCTTCAAGCTCCTCTCGTCTTCGGGCGCCTACTGGCGTGGGAGCGAGAAGAACCCGATGCTCCAGCGGATCTACGGCACCGCGTGGCTGACCAAGGAAGAGCTGGACCAGTACCTCTGGCGGCTCGAAGAGGCCAAGAAACGCGACCACCGCAAGCTCGGACGCGAGCTCGACCTCTTCGAGTTCCACGACATCTCGCCGGGCGCCGCCTTCTGGCTGCCGGGCGGGATGGTCCTGGTCCGCGAGCTGGAGAAGTTCGCGCGCGAGTCCCTGGATGCCCGGGGCTACCAGGAGATCTCGACGCCGATGCTCGTGAACAAGAAGCTGTGGGAGCAATCGGGACACTGGGACCACTACCAGGACAACATGTTCAAGGTCGAGGTCGAGGACGAGACCTTCAGCCTGAAGCCGATGAACTGCCCCGAGTCGACGTACGTGTACCGTCGGACGGTGCGGTCGTACCGCGACCTGCCGATCCGGTACTCCGAGATGGGCCGCTGCCACCGCAACGAGCGCTCGGGCACGCTCACGGGCCTGATCCGCGTGCGGCAGTTCACCCAGGACGACGCGCACATTTATTGCCGCCCGGACCAGCTCCAGGCGGAGATCACGGACCTGCTGGACCTCGTGCGCGAGTGGTACGGGACCTTCGGTCTCCGGCCGTCGTACCGTCTCTCGACGCGTCCGGCCGACAAGCTCGGCACGGAGCAGCAGTGGGACCAGGCCGAGGACGGCCTCTACGAGGCGCTGCGCGCGAACGGTCTCGCCTACGACCAGGACAAGGGAGGTGGGGCCTTCTACGGGCCGAAGATCGATATCGACGTCGAGGACACGCTGGCGCGGCAGTGGCAGCTCGCCACGATCCAGGTGGATTTGACGATGCTGCCCGAGCGCATGGGGTGCGAGTACATCGACACCGACGGCCAGCCCAAGCGGCCGGTGGTGATCCACCGCGCCATCTTCGGCTCCTACGAGCGCTTCATCGCCATCCTGACCGAGCACTTCGCCGGCGCCTTCCCGACGTGGCTCGCGCCCGTGCAGGCGCGCGTCCTGCCCGTGAGCGAGAAGCACGCCGAGTACGCCAAGGCCGTGTACGCGCGGCTGCGCGCGGCCCGGATCCGCGCTCACCTCGACGACCGCAACGAGAAGCTCGGCTACCGCATCCGCGAGGCGCAGGTGCACAAGGTGCCCTACACGCTGGTGGTCGGTGAGCGCGAGGCGCAGCAGGACACGGCGAGCCTGCGTCCCCGCGGCAGCGACCAGTCGGCCGTGTTGCCCATGAACGAGATCCTTGCCGCGTTGGCCGCCGAGATCGGCGGCCGTTCCGCCACCCTCACCGTGGGCCGCTCAGGTTGA